The proteins below are encoded in one region of Takifugu rubripes chromosome 1, fTakRub1.2, whole genome shotgun sequence:
- the tfcp2l1 gene encoding transcription factor CP2-like protein 1 isoform X3 produces the protein MLFCHSQPESYHQQHSASYIREALAPFLKNEEARLMAESAAPSGPFQYILCAATSPAVKQQEESLTYLNQGQSYEIRMLNRKRAEYADTSRKYVKSIVRVVFHERRLQYMEQQQLEGWKWNRPGDRILDIDIPLSVGILEPCSHPLHLNTVEFLWDPVKNASAFIQVNCISTEFTPRKHGGEKGVPFRIQVDTFTTNDSGEYMEHVHSSSCQVKVFKPKGADRKLKTDREKTDKKSPQDREKYQLSHDTTVLKECSPWPDAPGMMILNGGSSSSSSNNPSPVYHNSPTSCGFPDGNCSPTQQELPVPSCSDHLVPSSSPQDTQQWLHRHRFSPFSRLFSSFSVGSRFSAGLLVGGDLLRMSREDLIQICGPADGIRLFNSMKGRYIQPRLTIYVCQQQDRIPSPIKPVGGDVYQALYLDELTLSDLSEKIAVLYSISPQQITHIYQQHPNGIHILVSDEVVQSFREETSFILSSIRDESTDSYHVVLK, from the exons TAAAGAATGAGGAGGCGAGGCTCATGGCTGAGAGCGCCGCTCCGTCGGGCCCGTTCCAGTACATCCTGTGTGCCGCCACGTCGCCGGCTgtcaaacagcaggaagagagcCTCACTTATCTGAACCAAG GTCAGTCCTATGAAATCCGTATGCTCAACAGAAAGAGAGCAGAATACGCCGATACGAGCAGGAAATACGTAAAG AGCATCGTGCGAGTGGTGTTTCATGAGCGCCGCCTGCAGtacatggagcagcagcagctcgagGGGTGGAAGTGGAACCGGCCCGGAGACCGAATCCTGGATATAG ATATTCCGTTATCAGTGGGAATTCTGGAGCCCTGCTCACACCCTCTGCACCTCAACACCGTGGAGTTTCTCTGGGATCCCGTCAAAAATGCTTCCGCGTTCATCCAG GTGAACTGCATCAGTACCGAGTTCACGCCCAGGAAGCACGGCGGGGAGAAAGGTGTGCCGTTCCGCATCCAGGTGGACACGTTCACCACCAATGACAGTGGGGAATACATGGAGCACGTCCATTCTTCCAGTTGCCAGGTTAAAGTCTTCAAG CCTAAAGGAGCCGACCGCAAACTGAAGACGGACAGAGAAAAGACCGATAAAAAGTCCCCCCAAGACAGAGAGAAGTATCAGCTTTCCCATGACACCACAGTGCTGAAGGAG TGTTCTCCTTGGCCTGATGCGCCAGGCATGATGATCCTCAAcggtggaagcagcagcagcagtagcaacaatCCGTCACCAGTTTACCACAACTCACCAACTTCCTGTGGCTTCCCGGACGG CAACTGTTCACCAACCCAGCAAGAACTGCCGGTGCCCAGCTGCTCTGAT CACCTTGTGCCATCGTCCTCACCGCAGGACACTCAGCAGTGGCTGCACCGTCACAGGTTCTCACCTTTCTCGCGgctcttctccagcttctcag TGGGGAGCAGATTTTCTGCTGGTCTTCTTGTAGGTGGTGACCTCCTGAGGATGAGCAGGGAAGATCTGATCCAGATCTGTGGTCCAGCAGATGGTATTCGCCTCTTCAACAGCATGAAAGGAAG GTATATTCAGCCACGTCTGACCATCTATGTGtgtcagcagcaggacagaattCCATCTCCCATCAAGCCTGTGGGTGGAGACG TCTACCAGGCTCTATACCTTGATGAGTTGACCCTGTCGGACCTGTCTGAGAAGATCGCTGTACTCTACAGCATCTCTCCACAGCAAATTACGCACATTTACCAACAACACCCCAACGGGATCCACATATTAGTCTCTGATGAG GTGGTGCAGAGCTTCAGGGAGGAAACCAGCTTCATCCTGAGTTCAATAAGGG ATGAAAGTACCGACAGCTACCATGTTGTGTTGAaatga
- the tfcp2l1 gene encoding transcription factor CP2-like protein 1 isoform X2 yields the protein MLFCHSQPESYHQQHSASYIREALAPFLKNEEARLMAESAAPSGPFQYILCAATSPAVKQQEESLTYLNQGQSYEIRMLNRKRAEYADTSRKYVKPLEVSANTSIPAASAEPTHPVCSQSIVRVVFHERRLQYMEQQQLEGWKWNRPGDRILDIDIPLSVGILEPCSHPLHLNTVEFLWDPVKNASAFIQVNCISTEFTPRKHGGEKGVPFRIQVDTFTTNDSGEYMEHVHSSSCQVKVFKPKGADRKLKTDREKTDKKSPQDREKYQLSHDTTVLKECSPWPDAPGMMILNGGSSSSSSNNPSPVYHNSPTSCGFPDGNCSPTQQELPVPSCSDHLVPSSSPQDTQQWLHRHRFSPFSRLFSSFSGGDLLRMSREDLIQICGPADGIRLFNSMKGRYIQPRLTIYVCQQQDRIPSPIKPVGGDVYQALYLDELTLSDLSEKIAVLYSISPQQITHIYQQHPNGIHILVSDEVVQSFREETSFILSSIRDESTDSYHVVLK from the exons TAAAGAATGAGGAGGCGAGGCTCATGGCTGAGAGCGCCGCTCCGTCGGGCCCGTTCCAGTACATCCTGTGTGCCGCCACGTCGCCGGCTgtcaaacagcaggaagagagcCTCACTTATCTGAACCAAG GTCAGTCCTATGAAATCCGTATGCTCAACAGAAAGAGAGCAGAATACGCCGATACGAGCAGGAAATACGTAAAG CCACTGGAGGTCAGTGCCAACACCTCGATTCCTGCTGCTTCGGCTGAACCGACGCATCCTGTTTGTTCGCAGAGCATCGTGCGAGTGGTGTTTCATGAGCGCCGCCTGCAGtacatggagcagcagcagctcgagGGGTGGAAGTGGAACCGGCCCGGAGACCGAATCCTGGATATAG ATATTCCGTTATCAGTGGGAATTCTGGAGCCCTGCTCACACCCTCTGCACCTCAACACCGTGGAGTTTCTCTGGGATCCCGTCAAAAATGCTTCCGCGTTCATCCAG GTGAACTGCATCAGTACCGAGTTCACGCCCAGGAAGCACGGCGGGGAGAAAGGTGTGCCGTTCCGCATCCAGGTGGACACGTTCACCACCAATGACAGTGGGGAATACATGGAGCACGTCCATTCTTCCAGTTGCCAGGTTAAAGTCTTCAAG CCTAAAGGAGCCGACCGCAAACTGAAGACGGACAGAGAAAAGACCGATAAAAAGTCCCCCCAAGACAGAGAGAAGTATCAGCTTTCCCATGACACCACAGTGCTGAAGGAG TGTTCTCCTTGGCCTGATGCGCCAGGCATGATGATCCTCAAcggtggaagcagcagcagcagtagcaacaatCCGTCACCAGTTTACCACAACTCACCAACTTCCTGTGGCTTCCCGGACGG CAACTGTTCACCAACCCAGCAAGAACTGCCGGTGCCCAGCTGCTCTGAT CACCTTGTGCCATCGTCCTCACCGCAGGACACTCAGCAGTGGCTGCACCGTCACAGGTTCTCACCTTTCTCGCGgctcttctccagcttctcag GTGGTGACCTCCTGAGGATGAGCAGGGAAGATCTGATCCAGATCTGTGGTCCAGCAGATGGTATTCGCCTCTTCAACAGCATGAAAGGAAG GTATATTCAGCCACGTCTGACCATCTATGTGtgtcagcagcaggacagaattCCATCTCCCATCAAGCCTGTGGGTGGAGACG TCTACCAGGCTCTATACCTTGATGAGTTGACCCTGTCGGACCTGTCTGAGAAGATCGCTGTACTCTACAGCATCTCTCCACAGCAAATTACGCACATTTACCAACAACACCCCAACGGGATCCACATATTAGTCTCTGATGAG GTGGTGCAGAGCTTCAGGGAGGAAACCAGCTTCATCCTGAGTTCAATAAGGG ATGAAAGTACCGACAGCTACCATGTTGTGTTGAaatga
- the tfcp2l1 gene encoding transcription factor CP2-like protein 1 isoform X4, with translation MLFCHSQPESYHQQHSASYIREALAPFLKNEEARLMAESAAPSGPFQYILCAATSPAVKQQEESLTYLNQGQSYEIRMLNRKRAEYADTSRKYVKSIVRVVFHERRLQYMEQQQLEGWKWNRPGDRILDIDIPLSVGILEPCSHPLHLNTVEFLWDPVKNASAFIQVNCISTEFTPRKHGGEKGVPFRIQVDTFTTNDSGEYMEHVHSSSCQVKVFKPKGADRKLKTDREKTDKKSPQDREKYQLSHDTTVLKECSPWPDAPGMMILNGGSSSSSSNNPSPVYHNSPTSCGFPDGNCSPTQQELPVPSCSDHLVPSSSPQDTQQWLHRHRFSPFSRLFSSFSGGDLLRMSREDLIQICGPADGIRLFNSMKGRYIQPRLTIYVCQQQDRIPSPIKPVGGDVYQALYLDELTLSDLSEKIAVLYSISPQQITHIYQQHPNGIHILVSDEVVQSFREETSFILSSIRDESTDSYHVVLK, from the exons TAAAGAATGAGGAGGCGAGGCTCATGGCTGAGAGCGCCGCTCCGTCGGGCCCGTTCCAGTACATCCTGTGTGCCGCCACGTCGCCGGCTgtcaaacagcaggaagagagcCTCACTTATCTGAACCAAG GTCAGTCCTATGAAATCCGTATGCTCAACAGAAAGAGAGCAGAATACGCCGATACGAGCAGGAAATACGTAAAG AGCATCGTGCGAGTGGTGTTTCATGAGCGCCGCCTGCAGtacatggagcagcagcagctcgagGGGTGGAAGTGGAACCGGCCCGGAGACCGAATCCTGGATATAG ATATTCCGTTATCAGTGGGAATTCTGGAGCCCTGCTCACACCCTCTGCACCTCAACACCGTGGAGTTTCTCTGGGATCCCGTCAAAAATGCTTCCGCGTTCATCCAG GTGAACTGCATCAGTACCGAGTTCACGCCCAGGAAGCACGGCGGGGAGAAAGGTGTGCCGTTCCGCATCCAGGTGGACACGTTCACCACCAATGACAGTGGGGAATACATGGAGCACGTCCATTCTTCCAGTTGCCAGGTTAAAGTCTTCAAG CCTAAAGGAGCCGACCGCAAACTGAAGACGGACAGAGAAAAGACCGATAAAAAGTCCCCCCAAGACAGAGAGAAGTATCAGCTTTCCCATGACACCACAGTGCTGAAGGAG TGTTCTCCTTGGCCTGATGCGCCAGGCATGATGATCCTCAAcggtggaagcagcagcagcagtagcaacaatCCGTCACCAGTTTACCACAACTCACCAACTTCCTGTGGCTTCCCGGACGG CAACTGTTCACCAACCCAGCAAGAACTGCCGGTGCCCAGCTGCTCTGAT CACCTTGTGCCATCGTCCTCACCGCAGGACACTCAGCAGTGGCTGCACCGTCACAGGTTCTCACCTTTCTCGCGgctcttctccagcttctcag GTGGTGACCTCCTGAGGATGAGCAGGGAAGATCTGATCCAGATCTGTGGTCCAGCAGATGGTATTCGCCTCTTCAACAGCATGAAAGGAAG GTATATTCAGCCACGTCTGACCATCTATGTGtgtcagcagcaggacagaattCCATCTCCCATCAAGCCTGTGGGTGGAGACG TCTACCAGGCTCTATACCTTGATGAGTTGACCCTGTCGGACCTGTCTGAGAAGATCGCTGTACTCTACAGCATCTCTCCACAGCAAATTACGCACATTTACCAACAACACCCCAACGGGATCCACATATTAGTCTCTGATGAG GTGGTGCAGAGCTTCAGGGAGGAAACCAGCTTCATCCTGAGTTCAATAAGGG ATGAAAGTACCGACAGCTACCATGTTGTGTTGAaatga
- the tfcp2l1 gene encoding transcription factor CP2-like protein 1 isoform X1: MLFCHSQPESYHQQHSASYIREALAPFLKNEEARLMAESAAPSGPFQYILCAATSPAVKQQEESLTYLNQGQSYEIRMLNRKRAEYADTSRKYVKPLEVSANTSIPAASAEPTHPVCSQSIVRVVFHERRLQYMEQQQLEGWKWNRPGDRILDIDIPLSVGILEPCSHPLHLNTVEFLWDPVKNASAFIQVNCISTEFTPRKHGGEKGVPFRIQVDTFTTNDSGEYMEHVHSSSCQVKVFKPKGADRKLKTDREKTDKKSPQDREKYQLSHDTTVLKECSPWPDAPGMMILNGGSSSSSSNNPSPVYHNSPTSCGFPDGNCSPTQQELPVPSCSDHLVPSSSPQDTQQWLHRHRFSPFSRLFSSFSVGSRFSAGLLVGGDLLRMSREDLIQICGPADGIRLFNSMKGRYIQPRLTIYVCQQQDRIPSPIKPVGGDVYQALYLDELTLSDLSEKIAVLYSISPQQITHIYQQHPNGIHILVSDEVVQSFREETSFILSSIRDESTDSYHVVLK; encoded by the exons TAAAGAATGAGGAGGCGAGGCTCATGGCTGAGAGCGCCGCTCCGTCGGGCCCGTTCCAGTACATCCTGTGTGCCGCCACGTCGCCGGCTgtcaaacagcaggaagagagcCTCACTTATCTGAACCAAG GTCAGTCCTATGAAATCCGTATGCTCAACAGAAAGAGAGCAGAATACGCCGATACGAGCAGGAAATACGTAAAG CCACTGGAGGTCAGTGCCAACACCTCGATTCCTGCTGCTTCGGCTGAACCGACGCATCCTGTTTGTTCGCAGAGCATCGTGCGAGTGGTGTTTCATGAGCGCCGCCTGCAGtacatggagcagcagcagctcgagGGGTGGAAGTGGAACCGGCCCGGAGACCGAATCCTGGATATAG ATATTCCGTTATCAGTGGGAATTCTGGAGCCCTGCTCACACCCTCTGCACCTCAACACCGTGGAGTTTCTCTGGGATCCCGTCAAAAATGCTTCCGCGTTCATCCAG GTGAACTGCATCAGTACCGAGTTCACGCCCAGGAAGCACGGCGGGGAGAAAGGTGTGCCGTTCCGCATCCAGGTGGACACGTTCACCACCAATGACAGTGGGGAATACATGGAGCACGTCCATTCTTCCAGTTGCCAGGTTAAAGTCTTCAAG CCTAAAGGAGCCGACCGCAAACTGAAGACGGACAGAGAAAAGACCGATAAAAAGTCCCCCCAAGACAGAGAGAAGTATCAGCTTTCCCATGACACCACAGTGCTGAAGGAG TGTTCTCCTTGGCCTGATGCGCCAGGCATGATGATCCTCAAcggtggaagcagcagcagcagtagcaacaatCCGTCACCAGTTTACCACAACTCACCAACTTCCTGTGGCTTCCCGGACGG CAACTGTTCACCAACCCAGCAAGAACTGCCGGTGCCCAGCTGCTCTGAT CACCTTGTGCCATCGTCCTCACCGCAGGACACTCAGCAGTGGCTGCACCGTCACAGGTTCTCACCTTTCTCGCGgctcttctccagcttctcag TGGGGAGCAGATTTTCTGCTGGTCTTCTTGTAGGTGGTGACCTCCTGAGGATGAGCAGGGAAGATCTGATCCAGATCTGTGGTCCAGCAGATGGTATTCGCCTCTTCAACAGCATGAAAGGAAG GTATATTCAGCCACGTCTGACCATCTATGTGtgtcagcagcaggacagaattCCATCTCCCATCAAGCCTGTGGGTGGAGACG TCTACCAGGCTCTATACCTTGATGAGTTGACCCTGTCGGACCTGTCTGAGAAGATCGCTGTACTCTACAGCATCTCTCCACAGCAAATTACGCACATTTACCAACAACACCCCAACGGGATCCACATATTAGTCTCTGATGAG GTGGTGCAGAGCTTCAGGGAGGAAACCAGCTTCATCCTGAGTTCAATAAGGG ATGAAAGTACCGACAGCTACCATGTTGTGTTGAaatga